In a genomic window of Armatimonadota bacterium:
- the secA gene encoding preprotein translocase subunit SecA, whose amino-acid sequence MAGLLARLLGDTNARHLQRLAPLVDEINRLEPEIAALSDAALAGKTAEFRERLESGETLDDLLPEAFAVVREAARRTLGLRHFDVQLMGGIVLHQGKVAEMKTGEGKTLVATLPVYLNALTGAGVHVVTVNDYLARRDAGWMGPIYHALGLSVAVITHEFSGLYDPGFTDPHPHADDRLNHFRPITRREAYQADITYGTVSEFGFDYLRDNMALRPQDLVQRDLAYAIVDEVDFILIDEARTPLIISGMLEESTRKYYEFARLVERLTPGRDYTVDEKLRTAHLTEEGIARVERALGVQNLADIEHVDLMHHIQQALRAHACFRRDVDYVVKDGQVIIVDEFTGRLMFGRRYSDGLHQAIEAKENVRIERESQTLASITIQNYFRMYRKLAGMTGTAKTEEEELQKIYNLPVVVIPTHRPMIRQDLPDLVYKTERAKWRAVVEEIAHWHRLGRPVLVGTRSIEKNEALSEMLRRRGIPHQVLNAKHHEREAEIIAQAGRLGAVTIATNMAGRGVDIILGGNPPDPAEAEKVRELGGLHVIGTERHEARRIDNQLRGRAGRQGDPGSSRFYVALDDELMRLFAGQRVAAIMDRLGIDEDTPIEHPLVSRQIENAQKKVEQYHFDVRKHVLEYDDVLNVQRKVIYGERRKVLFGENLRENILDMIERLVDGLVDVHCPPDARPEEWDLAGLREAAARLIPPLADVALPEGSRDALAQALRSAALAAYERKEQEVGPQTLREIERLVLLQTIDRKWIDHLYAMDSLREGIGLRAYAQVSPLIEYQREGYDLFQRMLTEIQEEAVQVLFRVQVEGPAPAPRPLAAPARRPVAAGTPRAAAPAAAGDGPRKLGRNDPCWCGSGKKYKKCHGREE is encoded by the coding sequence ATGGCCGGACTTCTCGCGCGCCTGCTGGGCGACACCAACGCCCGCCACCTGCAGCGGCTGGCTCCCCTGGTTGACGAGATCAACCGGCTGGAGCCGGAGATCGCCGCCCTGTCGGATGCCGCGCTGGCGGGCAAGACCGCCGAGTTCCGGGAGCGGCTGGAATCGGGCGAGACCCTGGACGACCTGCTGCCGGAGGCGTTCGCGGTGGTGCGGGAGGCCGCCCGGCGCACCCTGGGCCTGCGCCACTTCGACGTCCAGCTGATGGGCGGCATCGTGCTGCACCAGGGCAAGGTCGCCGAGATGAAGACCGGCGAGGGCAAGACCCTGGTGGCCACCCTGCCCGTGTACCTCAACGCGCTGACGGGCGCCGGCGTCCACGTGGTCACCGTCAACGACTACCTGGCCCGCCGCGACGCGGGGTGGATGGGCCCCATCTACCACGCCCTGGGCCTGTCGGTGGCCGTCATCACCCACGAGTTCAGCGGCCTGTACGATCCCGGCTTCACCGACCCCCACCCCCACGCCGACGACCGCCTCAACCACTTCCGCCCCATCACCCGGCGGGAGGCCTACCAGGCGGACATCACCTACGGCACCGTCAGCGAGTTCGGCTTCGACTACCTGCGGGACAACATGGCCCTGCGGCCCCAGGACCTGGTGCAGCGGGACCTGGCCTACGCCATCGTGGACGAGGTGGACTTCATCCTCATCGACGAGGCGCGCACGCCGCTGATCATCTCCGGGATGCTGGAGGAGTCCACCCGCAAGTACTACGAGTTCGCGCGGCTGGTGGAGCGGCTGACGCCCGGGCGGGACTACACGGTGGACGAGAAGCTGCGCACGGCCCACCTGACCGAAGAGGGGATCGCCCGGGTCGAGCGGGCCCTGGGCGTGCAGAACCTGGCCGACATCGAGCACGTGGACCTGATGCACCACATCCAGCAGGCCCTGCGGGCCCACGCCTGCTTCCGGCGGGACGTGGACTACGTGGTCAAGGACGGCCAGGTGATCATCGTGGACGAGTTCACCGGCCGTCTGATGTTCGGCCGGCGGTACAGCGACGGCCTGCACCAGGCCATCGAGGCCAAGGAGAACGTCCGGATCGAGCGGGAGAGCCAGACCCTGGCCTCCATCACCATCCAGAACTACTTCCGCATGTACCGCAAGCTGGCCGGCATGACCGGCACCGCCAAGACCGAGGAAGAGGAGCTGCAGAAGATCTACAACCTCCCGGTGGTGGTGATTCCCACCCACCGGCCCATGATCCGCCAGGACCTGCCCGACCTGGTGTACAAGACCGAGCGGGCCAAGTGGCGGGCGGTGGTGGAGGAGATCGCCCACTGGCACCGGCTGGGCCGCCCGGTCCTGGTGGGCACCCGCAGCATCGAGAAGAACGAGGCCCTCAGCGAGATGCTGCGCCGCCGGGGCATCCCCCACCAGGTCCTCAACGCCAAGCACCACGAGCGCGAGGCGGAGATCATCGCCCAGGCGGGCCGCCTGGGGGCGGTGACCATCGCCACCAACATGGCCGGCCGCGGCGTGGACATCATCCTGGGCGGCAACCCCCCGGACCCGGCCGAGGCGGAGAAGGTGCGCGAACTGGGCGGGCTGCACGTCATCGGCACCGAGCGCCACGAGGCCCGCCGCATCGACAACCAGCTGCGCGGCCGCGCCGGCCGCCAGGGCGACCCCGGCTCGTCGCGCTTTTACGTGGCCCTGGACGACGAGCTGATGCGCCTGTTCGCCGGCCAGCGGGTGGCGGCCATCATGGACCGCCTGGGCATCGACGAGGACACCCCCATCGAGCACCCCCTGGTCAGCCGCCAGATCGAGAATGCCCAGAAGAAGGTCGAGCAGTACCACTTCGACGTGCGCAAGCACGTCCTGGAATACGACGACGTCCTCAACGTCCAGCGCAAGGTCATCTACGGCGAGCGCCGCAAGGTCCTGTTCGGGGAGAACCTGCGGGAGAACATCCTGGACATGATCGAGCGGCTGGTGGACGGGCTGGTGGACGTGCACTGCCCGCCCGACGCCCGCCCCGAGGAGTGGGACCTGGCCGGGCTGCGGGAGGCCGCCGCCCGGCTGATCCCGCCCCTGGCCGATGTGGCCCTGCCCGAGGGATCCCGGGACGCCCTGGCCCAGGCCCTGCGGTCGGCCGCCCTGGCGGCCTACGAGCGCAAGGAGCAGGAGGTCGGCCCGCAGACCCTGCGGGAGATCGAGCGGCTGGTCCTGCTGCAGACCATCGACCGCAAGTGGATCGACCACCTGTACGCCATGGACAGCCTGCGGGAAGGGATCGGCCTGCGGGCCTACGCCCAGGTGAGCCCGCTGATCGAGTACCAGCGGGAGGGCTACGACCTGTTCCAGCGCATGCTGACGGAGATCCAGGAGGAGGCCGTGCAGGTCCTCTTCCGGGTGCAGGTGGAGGGGCCGGCTCCGGCCCCGCGTCCCCTGGCGGCTCCCGCGCGGCGGCCGGTGGCCGCCGGGACCCCGCGGGCGGCTGCCCCGGCGGCCGCCGGTGACGGCCCCCGCAAGTTGGGCCGCAACGACCCCTGCTGGTGCGGCAGCGGCAAGAAGTACAAGAAGTGTCACGGCCGCGAGGAGTAA